The sequence GCAAGCCCGCTCCGAAGGTCACTGGGCGAGTAGCCGACCAGGCCGTCACCGTGTGGTTCCTTGAGCGCTACGGCACCGGTCAGATGATGCGCCAGGAGTTCGACGCGGGCACCGGCTATGCCGTGCGGATCACGGAGCTCAAGGCGGACCGGGCCAGGTTGCGGGACGACCGGCGGGCGGGGTTGTACGACGCGCCGGATGACGTGAAGTGGTTCCGCACGGAGTACGCGCGGATGGGCCGGGAGATCGCTGAACTTGAGAAGCTGCCGGAGCGCCCGGCGGGAATGCGGCTGGTGCCGACCGGACAGACCGTCGCGGACGCGTGGGAGCAAGCCCCGAACGACGCGGCGCGGCGGGAGATCCTGATGTCCTACGAGGTGCGGGTGGTGGTCCACCCCAGGGGCGCCGACGAGCGGTTCGTGATCACTGCGCGCAGTCCGTTTGATCTTGAGCTAGCGGCATAGTCGCCAGCAGGCCGAGGGGTCCCCGCCGAGTTGTTCCGGCACGGGGCCCCTCCGGCTTTTCCTATCTACGGTTCGGCGCAGAGCCGCAGCTCAGGCATGCGGTGCTGGACGCACAGGCCGGTCAGAGTGGTGATAGCCACGTCCCGGACCACCAGCAGCGCCGAGCCCCACCCACCCACCCGGTCCCCGTGCCCCTCAACGCCCGTGGTCACCTCTCCCAACGACCACGGAGCGGACGAGAACGCGAACCATCCCGGCACGCTGCCGTCAACCAGCCGGAACGCCATCCGCATACCACCCGGCTCCGCGCGCCCCGGCACGATCCGGATCTCCGACACACCGGTCACCACTTCCAGCGCACCCCGCTCCGGGCAGGGCCGCACCTGCCCGCCGAAGGCACCCGCGATCCGTTCGGCCGTCCCGGCATCGGACGTGACCGCCCGCCACACGGCAAGCTCTTCCGGCCGTCCGTCGACGGTCCGCCGCATGCTGAACGTGCCCACGATCCGGCCGGGCAGCCGCTCAGCCATCAGGGCTCCGGCCCACCGGGCGCGGCAGCACCCACACGCGCAGCTCCGCCAGATCCTCAGCGATCCCGGCCGCTATCGCCGCCTCGCCCCGGGTGTGACCGGAGCCGACATAACGCCAGGAGGAGACGACCACCACCCGCGACGGATCGGCCGGCGGGGAGCCGACAGGCTGGCGGTGGTCGGCCCGTGCCTGCCGCAGCACCCGATAGGTGGTCGAGTACCGCCGGGATTTCGTCAGACAGTGCCCCCGAAAACCCAACGTGTGCGCCCACGCCCGCAGCCGCAGATCACCCAGCTCAGGCAGACCGCCCAGCCGCCAGCACATCCCCATCAACGCCCGCAGATGAGGAGAGCCCGGAGCGAAGGCGATCTCAGCGACGCTGCGAATCCGGCGGTCGAAGCCGCCCGCGTCGCCGACGCTCTTCGACACATACTTGGCGACGTACGCCGCCACCGCCTCATCCGAGACCGGAGAGCCGTCCCCAAGGTCCGAACGGATCGGCCGTACGTCGAGCTGTCCGCCCCAGCGGAACACCCGCTCACCCAGAACGTCACTCGGCGGCAGCGTCACCCGAGCCGAGGCCGCAGCCATACGCACGGCATCGTCGAGAAGTTCAGCAGTCGCCCACGGCGGAGGCGGAGCGTCCGGGCCATCCGGGCCGTCGAGGCGCACCACCGCATGGAAGTGCACCGCGCCACGCCGTTGGTACTCCGCCACCTTCGCAAACGACAACCCCGGGCCCACACTGGACCGGGCCCGCGCCTCCCGCGCCAGATACCGCCGCACCATCCGGCAGAACCGGGACCACAACTCGCCAACGTGCGCATGCCACAGCACATGCCCGGCGTAGTCGTAACACTCCGCACACACCGGTTGCCCCACCACCACGTCACCCTCGTCATGGACCAGGCCGCACCCGACCGGCCGCCCATGCACACACGACCCGCCACCGGACCGGGGACGGCACCCGTCCGACCCCGCACGGTGCACCGCACCGAACGACGGAGCCGTCAGCGTCACGAACAGCCGAGGGTGACCGCCCACGGAACCCGGAACGCCCTTCCCGCCGACCAGACCCGCCCGCACCAGATGGAAGGTGTCCCCTGAATGCTCACGGGAACACGCCGGACACACCGAGGCCCGCCGGTTGCGGCACCGCACCGCCAACCGCCCCCCAGGCTCCGCCGCCGTATCGAAGTGCCGGACCACCACCCCCGACACCACATCCACCGCAGTGGACGACCCGGCCAGATACACCGGCCGCGCACACCCACCCGTACCCCGAACCTGCTCCACCCACCGCCGATAGCCCGGCTCCTGGGCGAGGCGGACCAGATCACGGTCCAACACCGACACGAAACACGAAGGGCGCCCCGCCACCTGCACAGGACGCCCCACAACAACAACAACCACAGGGCGGCGACCTCCCACGACCGGCAGCCCCACAAGCCGCCGAACCAACGACCAGGACCAGACAAAGAGCCATGAGATACGCCTCCCAACAAGACATTGACGTGCAGAAACTCACTCAACGAGCAGGCCGGCGGGCACGTTCAGCGACGACGCCTGCGCGAACGCGACCCCAACCGAGTACGGGAATCCAGACGACGGCGCGCACGGCGACACTCAGCGCACCGCAGCAACCGACCACCCGGCCCGCGCTTTCGAGGCCGCCCGCACCGAGGACAACGCGGCTCAGGATTGGACATCGACCCACCCCCTACAGACGCCCGACGATGGCCTGCGAGATCACCAGCACCGGATACACCGCCGGAGACAGCGCGACATAGAAGCCGAACAGGAACACCAACGCTGCCTGCCACCAGGGCACCTCACGCGACCGAACGATCAACACGGTGACGATCCCGAGTACCAAGACCACGGACAGCGAGCCGCCCGCCACGGTCATGCCGCCTCCCGGATCTCAGTGATCGCGTGAACCAGCCCCGGAAGCTCCGGGGTGTTCTTCGCGAACTGCACGGCCGTCTGACGCGCCTGCTCAGCCGTCGTGTGCGTGGACCGCGCCCGCACCCACGAACCGCCGACCGTGGTCACCGCCACGCCCCGTTCGTCCTCAGAGATCGTCTGCGCCACCGCGACCGCTTCCGGCGACAAGTCGCCCAGCACCATCAACGCCGTCTGCTCGTCGTTGACCCGATGGCAGATCCGCCCGCCGAGCTGAGCCCGAAGCGCCGTCACCCCAGGCCCCAACTCCGAGCCGACACGTTGCCCGGCGACCACCAGATGCACACCCAGCGCCGCGCCGAGCTGGCCGATCCGCAGAAGCGCCGTCGAGCACGCCCCGGAAAGCTGCTTGCCCTCCCGAGACCCATCCGACAAGTACAGTTCCGCCACCTCGTCCACCAGGACCACCAACGGCACCGGCCGCAGCATCTCCGGCAGATCCCAAATCGACCGCGCACCCACCTCCCGGCAGGTCGCCATCCGAGCCTCGGTCTCCGCCAACACCGCACCCAGCAGCGCCGCAGCCTCCCCCCGATCCCGCGCCAGCGCCGACAACCGAGGCTCGAACAACGACAGCTCCATGCCGCCCTTGCAGTCGATCCCCACCAGTGCCACCGGCTGAGGAGCCAACGCGAACACCAGACTCGCGATCAACGTGGACTTCCCCGAACGGGTCGCCCCCACCACGAGCCAATGAGGCACCACCCGGAAATCCAGCACCCACAGCGCACCGTCCTCCGTGCGCCCGACCATCGCCGACAGCAGCCGTGCCGGACGCGGCACCACCCCCAACCCGCCACCGATCAGCGGGTCACTCGCCGTCGCGGTCGCCAACACCCAGCCACGGCCCGGCGACACGATCCGCACCGCGTGCGCCTGCCACGCGTGCGTCATCGCATCGGCCGCCGCCAGGAAAGCCGCCGGAGTCTGACCCGGCTGCATCCGGATACGCACCCGCAAGCCGGTCGGAGTCGGTTGGGGCACGCCCAGACGCGGCACGACCGGCCGCAGCTCGCTGCCCGACACCAACAGGTCACCGCCGAGCACCACGTTCTTGGACCGACGCGTCACCGCCAGACCCGACTCGATGCACAACCGCCGCCACGTGGCCGCCATCCGGACCACCATGACCGGGAACCCCAGCACGTACCAGCGCACCGGACTTCCCGACAGCCGCCGCAACCACACCGGCCCCGACGACCCTTGAGGCCGCGCCACCAGGACCACACACCCGAACCCCACGCACGCCCAGAACACCAGCGGCGCCCACGGCGGCATCACGCCCCCTCACCCCCCGAACCGGAAGCGCCGTCGAAGGTGCGCCACTCCGGGGTGTCCCACGCCGCCAGCATCACCCGAGCCCGCTCCGCCGCCTGCGGCGCCAACTGCGCAACCAGCCGCAACATCGCCGCCCGCGTGTCCGCATCGGACACCGTCTCCAGCACCAACCGCGCCCCGGTCAAGGCATCCAGATCCCGGCCCAACTGCTCAGCCGCCACGTACTGGTCAGCCATCACGACTCACCCGCCGCACCGGACTTGCCCCGGCCCGCGCCCGCCGAAGCCGCCACAGCCGGCCCCTGCGGAACCGGACCCGCCGTGATCGCGGTCGCCCGGAAACTCGTCCCCGACCGGGCACCCATCGTCCACTGAATGGCCGTCAGGTTCTCGATCCTGACCGGCATCCCCTCCACGATCCCGCGTGGCTCACCCGGCACGGCAACCTCGATCGTCTCCGCACGGCGGCCCTCGACCTGCCGGACGACCACCCCCACGACAAAGATCGTGTTCCCGTCCCTGTCCTGCCGAACCTGCCCCGTCTCGGGATTGACCCGAGGCTCAGGACCCACCACGCACAGGATCATTCCCAAGCGCGACGTATCCACCGGAATGCTCTGCAACTGCCCCACCCCTCTCCTAGGCACCCGACGAGCAATCTGCGTTCAGTCGCTTATTACTCGTCCTGATGAGTAGTGAGTATGCATCGGTTGACGCGGCGAGGCCAGCACTTATCCTGACGAGTGCCGAGTGAATGACCGCTCACCAACGGAAGGTAGGCCGGACCCCATGGCGGACGAGATCACCCGCACGCCCATCTATCAGCAGGTAGCGGCCCGGCTCGCCCAGGAGATCGCCAACGGCACATACGAGCCCGGCAGCCTGCTACCGAGCGAGACTCAACTCATGGAGCGTTACAGCGTCTCCCGGCCCACCGCGCGCGCCGCCATCGCCGAACTACGCCAGCTCGGCTTGGTCGAGAGTCAGCACGGCAAAGGCACCTTCGTCCGGCGCGCCACTGAGCCGACCGTCACCCTGGACCAGTCGATCACCCGCACCGGCAAGACCTTCCACGCCTACGACCGCCAATTCCAGGAGACCGAGGCCCCGCACGGAACCCGCATCCACACCAAGGGCACCACTTCCACGCTCCTGCAAGAACCGGACGGCGTACCCGCGTTCGCCATCGACCGCATCCTTACCGACCCCACCACCGGACTCCGCGCCCTCCACCGCGCAGTGATTCCCTTCGACACCGCCCAGGAGATCCCCGACCTCCAAGCCCACCCCGAAGCCGGCCCCACCACCATCTACGCCCAACTCAGCACAGCAGGCCACACCCTCCACTGGACCGACGACATCCGCGCCCGCATCCCCACCCCCGACGACCGCGCCACCCTCCACGCACCAACTAGTTCATGCCTGCTCGTGGTTCACCGCATCACCCACGGAGCCGACCGCCCGCTCATGCTCGAAACCCTCACCATCGACGCCGACCAAGCCCACCTCACCTACCCCCACACCGCAGCCCGCGCACAGCCCCGGCGCGCCTAGGCCAGCGTTGGCAGTAGGGGTCTGGCCAGTCAGTTGGTGCGCTCCACGCGGGGCGGTGTCCAGGTGCCGTCGAGGATGGGCTGCTGGGGCCAGTAGGCGCGCAGGTAGAGGGAGAACGCGTCGGCGGGGGCGGGAAGCCAGTTGGTGGCGGGGGCGCCGTCGGGCGGGGTGTTGCCGACGTACAGGGTGAGGGACCCGTCTTCGCCGTACTCGAGATCGGGGTTCTTCGTGCCCAGGGAGTACCGGCCGAGATCGTTCTCGGCGTAGAAGTGGTGCTTGTTGTAGAGCGTCATCGAGAAGAAGCCGTTCACCGGCGGCAACTGCCCGGCGTCGAACCGCACGGTGTAGGCGCGGGAGCCGTCGAGCTGGGCACCGTCGATGTCGGTGTCCGTGAAGAGGTACTTGGTCTCGTGCGGCGCGTTCTCGAACATGTTCGAGCGCGCCAGGGCGGTTCGGGTGAGGTAGTCGGTGCCGAACGCGGAGTTGTCGGTCGGGGAGAACCACTTGTTCCCGGCGGCGGGTCCGTTGTACTCCCAGCGCAGGAGCGGCGTGATGATCTCCTGCTCGGCCTCGCGCGCGACATCGACCAGCACCTGCTTGATCTCCGGCGAGGCGTCGGCGGCGGCGAGCAGATCACGGAACTGCTGGTACAGCGCCTCCTCGCCGGGCAGCGGTGGCACCGTGTCGAGGACCTCCGGCAACTGGTCGAAGAACTTCGCCGGATCGACCCAGCGGATCTCGCCCTCACCGCCGGCCTGATCGGGCACGGGAAAGGTGGGAACGTTCGCCCAGTCGTCGCTCTTCATCGTCCCGTCGAACTCGTCCAACGGGTAGACCGTCACGTACGGCAGCAACTCCAGGACCTTCGCCCGGTCCTCGGGCGTGTCCTCGATGAAGACCCGCGGGCAGAACGCCGCCAGCGTCGTCGTGGACCGGAACGACCCGGTGATCTGCGCGGGAAGCTCGCCCGTCCAGTTCGGGCCGACCACGGCGTAGAAACCGGGCTTGGTGCCGTACTGCTTGCCCAGCTCGGCAAACGAGTCCGTGCGGTGGTCCCACGCCGCCGCGACCCAGAACCTGTCGCCGAAGTCGGGGATCTGGAAAACCGCCGGCTGCTCATCCAGGCTGCCGAACCCGAACCCGTACAGGACGTCCTGATTGGTGCACGCCACGAACCGCTGACCGGCCGGGATGTAGTCGGTCATCATGCACACCCGGCCCAGCGGCGCGTTCGGCAGCACGCCACCCCGCAACCCCGGCTCGGACACGGACGTGAGCGCGGTACGACGGTTGATCATCGAGACCATCGGCCAGCCCCACACATATGCGAACCGACCCACCGCCCGCACGAACGACTCCGGCATCCCAGTGAGCGACTCACGGCTTGCAACCTCGGACGACATCGCTGTCCCTTCCCGATCCTCGCGCGGCCAGCGGACGAACACTTCGGACGCTAGCCGCGTGCGGCCGGACCAGCCACCCGGGGGGCCCAACCCAGCTACGTCCCTCACAGCCACGGATGCAGAGCAGCAGGTGTGACCCGTGCCCAAGCAAGGAACGAGGAACACTCCTTCGATGAGCCCGAACGACGCCATCGGCGCCGGGCCCCACCGTCCAATATTTCTTCACTTCCTCAAGAGCTGCGCCGCGACGTGTCCGCGGCCGGCCCATGGCCGGGCATGCGGCCTGGCGGCCGGTCCCGACCCCGCGCCGGCCGCGGTCACTCCCGCCGACCCCGAGAACGGCGAAACCCCCGGCCATCAGCCAGGGGGCGTGCCGTAGAACCACTACTTCGCGCAGGACTCCGCATGCTTGCGCTGCGCGAACTTCGCCGGAGCGACCCCCGGCGCGAACTTTCGTAGACGGCATCCGGTACACACCACCCACTGGCCGCCGCGCTCGTCCTCCTCTATCCGGACCTTCCCGCGACCGGCAGTACGCATCGCCCGTCCGACAACCTTCATCCCCATACCCCCTACCCTCCTACCGGACTTGGCCGTCAGGAAGCCGCACTCGGACCTGACCCGTACCAGCCATCCCCGGTCGCCCGGGGATCGCGCGCGGCGATCTGCCCGTGAGGCTGTTCTCCCGCACAACGCCTGCTGTCAACCTGTTCCAACACGCGCAATAGCATGCGCGCCACCGATGCCGAAGTCGTCGTACGCACCGCACCGACTCCACCAGCGCCCGACCGCGCTTCCGTGGTCACCTCCGCCTCAGGCACCCCCATGCGAATCAGCCGCTCCCGCAACTCAGTCGCAACACCCCGAGCCTCAGCCCACTCACCCACGTAATCCACGCCTGGAGACCAGTCCATCGAGCCCAGGCTCGCGTCCCACGGATCTATACCGTCGCCGTTCTCGCTCTCACCGTGCATTGGCCATGCACCCCTTCGCGCAGCCCGGCACATGCCGGAAGCACAACCCGTCGCGTATGAACGCCAAAGTAGCATCACTGCTACCGTACGTTCCCGGCCATAATCGAACCGTAATCGGAGCTACGCGGCCCCCGCCGATTTACACAGCGGAGACCGCATAGTCCCTCAGGCGACGATCAACGCCAGGCAGTGCAGGGCCACTTGGCGTGCGACCGGCACGACGGGCCGTACAAGTACGACTTCCAGACCCACCCCTTGGTTCCCTTCCGCGCACCCCCGGCACTGCGCTTCGTAAGCTGCACATGCATCCAGTTGGCGCTGTAGCCGATCACCTGCACCCGGTCTCCCCGGTACAGCAGGCCCTTGACCGACCCGCCGAACGAACCACGCGAACGCAGCCGCAAACCGCCGACCCTGGGCGACGAATACTGAACCCGCGCCCCCTTCGCTGGGGCCGCCAACGAAGGTGCCCGAGCCCCCGCCACCACCACGGAGGGTGCTCGGCCGCCCAGGTTCATCGGGCCGGACGCGGAGGCAGACTCCGCACTCACCAACGCCACCATCGCCAACACCACGGCCAGCACCAGCGCACCCAACCTCGCGCGCACACTCTTGATCATCTTTGGTGTCCCTTCGCCGTTCCACGACGAGCCGCCACTCATGAGGACGTAACTCGTCCTTATGAGTGATGAGCATGGAACGACGATCCGTCACAGAGCAACCGAAATACCCGCGTTCGCAAAGAGGCCCCGCCCGACGAAAGCCGGGCGGGGCCCGTCACCGGACGGGTCACCGGTACCCGTGAGGAGTTCTCCGCACGGTGGGCGCATCCGACGACTTCAGGAGGAGGGGAGAGGTGGGGGCCAAGGGATGCGGCTGGTCCCAGGCGGCGCATCCTTCACATTGGAACCGACACGCTTGCTCCAGTCCTCTTGTGCGTCCACCAGCGCGGGCCGGACCTCCCGGTCGAGCCGGTCCGCCACCCACCGGAACGTCGCGGCGAGCCGCGTCAGGTCCTCCGGGCCCAGGTCGGTGAACCAACTCTCCCCACACAGGTGCATGTTGACCAACGGGACGCAGGCGTCGGGCGCTTCGGCGTGCGGATTGCAGTCCAACGTGCAGGAGAAGGCTTCCTCCGCTACCGGTCCGGCAGCCCGGCTGGTGGCGGAGTAGACAGGTACCGCGTGCCCCGCAAAGCGCCGGGTGAGATGGATATCGGCAATCCGGTTCTCCCACGCGTCGGGGGGTACGTTGTGCTCGCTCGGGTCGGCGCCAGCCCACCCGGGAAGATGCCCGGTCACGGTGCGCCCGTCCGTAGCGGTCAGAGTCCATCGCCGCGTTGGAACCGGTAAGACTGAGGTCCCCGCCGAAACGGAAGACGTGCTACTCATCTGATTCTCGTTCCTTGTCATTCAGGTGGACAGCGGGCGGTCGCCGCTACAGCGGAAACGCGGCGGGAGTCTGGGGCGGGTCGTCCAACTCCCAGCTATGGCCGCCGGGATGTCCGGCGAACTCACTGCACGGGCAGTCCACTTCCCGCCCGGCCGGACAGTCCGGAATCTCGATCACCGCATTCGGCGCGCCGCCGTCCCGCCACAGCGCCCACAACGTCCCGGCCTCCGGACCACGCAGATTGAGCGCCGCACCATAGTGAACTGGCCCTTTGTGCACTTCGATCGTGCACACCAGCGTCGCGAACATGTCCTCCCGGGTGTATGCGTACTCACTGCTCGCGTGCGCCACGTCCAGCACCGTACGAATCAGCCCGCCGGGAATCAGCATTCGCCGACCGCAGATGAATCGCTGCGCACGCCGAACGGACATTGCCTGCCTCCTCATTTCCTATGTAGTGATGTTCGAAGAGGAACCCGCCCCGGCCACCGGTGACCAAACCAACGAGTCCACCCCGCTCCATGGGAAAGCGGGGCCCTTGCAAGACTCGACGCGACCGGGACGGGAGTTCAGGGAAACCGAACCGCCGATTCAGACAGCGGGCTTGGGGCGTAGCGGTCGTTCGTCGTCCAGCAAGGTGCGAAGGAAATCCAGCGACGCGACGGGCGAGAGCGCCGTATCGCGAAGCAGGTCGTACGCCAGGCGCAATGGTTCGACGTCTTCCGGCTCCTCGATGAGATGCCCGCTCCAACTGCTCTGCGTGTACGCGACGGTGTGACCGTCCCGGAAGAGGATCAGCTCCAAGCAACCACGGATGTGGTGGGGGCCTGTCCCGAACGGCACCACGTGCAGCGAGACATCGGGCCGCTTCACGACCTTGACCAGGTGCTCCAGCTGGCCAACCCAGGTCTTCGGATCGCGTGCCTTGCGCCGCAACACGGCTTCATCGATCAGGGCTCGATAGTGCAGAGAATTCGGGCCCATCAGGCGATCCTGCCGGCGGAGCTGAGACCTGACCTGTGCATCCAGCTCTTCCATGCTTCGCGGGCGAGCGGTGAGCAGCTGTTCCTCAGCGTATGCCCGGGTCTGGAGCAGGTACGGCACCGCGCTGATGGCGTATTCCTGGATTCCCACCGCATTGACCTCCAACGAGGCCAACCCCAGGAAGGGCCGATCCTTCGCCTCCCGCTTCGCCAGACGCCACAACTTCACCAGCAGCGTCCCCGTCCTGTACACCCGATCCAGCGCGGCAGCCGCCTCAACCGTGCCAAGCCGCTGCCCCCGCTCTAACCGGTGCAGATACGACTGCTCATAGCGACACAATCCGGCGAGCTGTACCAAGGTCATCCCCGACCGCTTGCGCAGCACGGCCAGTTCGGTGGCGTAGACCATCCGCGCCGACAGCCACTCCCCATCAGCACCCTTTCGGTTGCTGGACCTGCTCGTCACGTTCTCCGATCCTTCCTAGCAGCGTTGAACATCAAACGGACTTCCTCTCCTGCGATGTCGGTGGTGGTTACCGGCTCCCGGGCGCGCCAAATCGGCTCGACCGGGATGGAATTCCCCTTGTCCGGAGTCGAACCGGAGTCGTCGGGGCCGTCCGCACGGAATGGAACGAGAGTGCGGTGCGGCCCCGGGCTCTTACAGACTGAGCTACAAGGGGAAGCACTCGAATCAAGGACGGTACGAGTCGCCCGCGATGACCATCCCGATCTCAATCCCGCACAGCACGCCGAGACCGACCAGCACGAGGATTCCAGCCCAGCCCATCGCCAGGACCAGACCCCACTTCCGGATCACGATCCCCACTCCGCCGTAAGCGCCTCGTACAGGTCTTTGGCTTCGGTCAGGTACTGCTCGGGACTGAGCGCAACACGCCACCGGACGCCCAAGCCCTCAGTCCGGTCAGCGGGCGGCACAACCAGGTATGCCGCTGCACCGAGGCACTCCACATCGCGCATTCTCCAACTGTTCCCCGTACCCGGCTTCACCAGCCAATACCAAACGTGCCCGGGGGGATCTTCGATCACCGCTCCGGTCGCTTCACCGAGGCGCGTGAGCACACTCTGAGCGATGCGACTCGGTACTTTCACGGCGTCCCACGCCTGACCGCACGACACAAGCTCCAGGCGCCCACGATTTGGGGGCGTCCACGGCTCCACGAAGCCCGCCCCTACAAGGCCGGACGCCGACAGACGCCCGACCATCCCGCACATTGCCACCACGGA comes from Streptomyces sp. NBC_00448 and encodes:
- a CDS encoding helix-turn-helix domain-containing protein, which codes for MTSRSSNRKGADGEWLSARMVYATELAVLRKRSGMTLVQLAGLCRYEQSYLHRLERGQRLGTVEAAAALDRVYRTGTLLVKLWRLAKREAKDRPFLGLASLEVNAVGIQEYAISAVPYLLQTRAYAEEQLLTARPRSMEELDAQVRSQLRRQDRLMGPNSLHYRALIDEAVLRRKARDPKTWVGQLEHLVKVVKRPDVSLHVVPFGTGPHHIRGCLELILFRDGHTVAYTQSSWSGHLIEEPEDVEPLRLAYDLLRDTALSPVASLDFLRTLLDDERPLRPKPAV
- a CDS encoding DUF1214 domain-containing protein translates to MINRRTALTSVSEPGLRGGVLPNAPLGRVCMMTDYIPAGQRFVACTNQDVLYGFGFGSLDEQPAVFQIPDFGDRFWVAAAWDHRTDSFAELGKQYGTKPGFYAVVGPNWTGELPAQITGSFRSTTTLAAFCPRVFIEDTPEDRAKVLELLPYVTVYPLDEFDGTMKSDDWANVPTFPVPDQAGGEGEIRWVDPAKFFDQLPEVLDTVPPLPGEEALYQQFRDLLAAADASPEIKQVLVDVAREAEQEIITPLLRWEYNGPAAGNKWFSPTDNSAFGTDYLTRTALARSNMFENAPHETKYLFTDTDIDGAQLDGSRAYTVRFDAGQLPPVNGFFSMTLYNKHHFYAENDLGRYSLGTKNPDLEYGEDGSLTLYVGNTPPDGAPATNWLPAPADAFSLYLRAYWPQQPILDGTWTPPRVERTN
- a CDS encoding SCO3933 family regulatory protein, whose translation is MGQLQSIPVDTSRLGMILCVVGPEPRVNPETGQVRQDRDGNTIFVVGVVVRQVEGRRAETIEVAVPGEPRGIVEGMPVRIENLTAIQWTMGARSGTSFRATAITAGPVPQGPAVAASAGAGRGKSGAAGES
- a CDS encoding replication initiator, with amino-acid sequence MGLPVVGGRRPVVVVVVGRPVQVAGRPSCFVSVLDRDLVRLAQEPGYRRWVEQVRGTGGCARPVYLAGSSTAVDVVSGVVVRHFDTAAEPGGRLAVRCRNRRASVCPACSREHSGDTFHLVRAGLVGGKGVPGSVGGHPRLFVTLTAPSFGAVHRAGSDGCRPRSGGGSCVHGRPVGCGLVHDEGDVVVGQPVCAECYDYAGHVLWHAHVGELWSRFCRMVRRYLAREARARSSVGPGLSFAKVAEYQRRGAVHFHAVVRLDGPDGPDAPPPPWATAELLDDAVRMAAASARVTLPPSDVLGERVFRWGGQLDVRPIRSDLGDGSPVSDEAVAAYVAKYVSKSVGDAGGFDRRIRSVAEIAFAPGSPHLRALMGMCWRLGGLPELGDLRLRAWAHTLGFRGHCLTKSRRYSTTYRVLRQARADHRQPVGSPPADPSRVVVVSSWRYVGSGHTRGEAAIAAGIAEDLAELRVWVLPRPVGRSPDG
- a CDS encoding SH3 domain-containing protein; this translates as MIKSVRARLGALVLAVVLAMVALVSAESASASGPMNLGGRAPSVVVAGARAPSLAAPAKGARVQYSSPRVGGLRLRSRGSFGGSVKGLLYRGDRVQVIGYSANWMHVQLTKRSAGGARKGTKGWVWKSYLYGPSCRSHAKWPCTAWR
- a CDS encoding FtsK/SpoIIIE domain-containing protein; its protein translation is MRWYVLGFPVMVVRMAATWRRLCIESGLAVTRRSKNVVLGGDLLVSGSELRPVVPRLGVPQPTPTGLRVRIRMQPGQTPAAFLAAADAMTHAWQAHAVRIVSPGRGWVLATATASDPLIGGGLGVVPRPARLLSAMVGRTEDGALWVLDFRVVPHWLVVGATRSGKSTLIASLVFALAPQPVALVGIDCKGGMELSLFEPRLSALARDRGEAAALLGAVLAETEARMATCREVGARSIWDLPEMLRPVPLVVLVDEVAELYLSDGSREGKQLSGACSTALLRIGQLGAALGVHLVVAGQRVGSELGPGVTALRAQLGGRICHRVNDEQTALMVLGDLSPEAVAVAQTISEDERGVAVTTVGGSWVRARSTHTTAEQARQTAVQFAKNTPELPGLVHAITEIREAA
- a CDS encoding DUF6907 domain-containing protein; amino-acid sequence: MTRNENQMSSTSSVSAGTSVLPVPTRRWTLTATDGRTVTGHLPGWAGADPSEHNVPPDAWENRIADIHLTRRFAGHAVPVYSATSRAAGPVAEEAFSCTLDCNPHAEAPDACVPLVNMHLCGESWFTDLGPEDLTRLAATFRWVADRLDREVRPALVDAQEDWSKRVGSNVKDAPPGTSRIPWPPPLPSS
- a CDS encoding GntR family transcriptional regulator — translated: MADEITRTPIYQQVAARLAQEIANGTYEPGSLLPSETQLMERYSVSRPTARAAIAELRQLGLVESQHGKGTFVRRATEPTVTLDQSITRTGKTFHAYDRQFQETEAPHGTRIHTKGTTSTLLQEPDGVPAFAIDRILTDPTTGLRALHRAVIPFDTAQEIPDLQAHPEAGPTTIYAQLSTAGHTLHWTDDIRARIPTPDDRATLHAPTSSCLLVVHRITHGADRPLMLETLTIDADQAHLTYPHTAARAQPRRA
- a CDS encoding DUF6415 family natural product biosynthesis protein translates to MADPELKEQIDMQETTASAGVPGGDPPRLAFGALLREAEQVVDAASLLSTSELSTVTERMRTVLGELIPIVEAMALRCPNGTSTQAIALTGVGEARRRLDAGQRSLSAERYAERTARSVVAMCGMVGRLSASGLVGAGFVEPWTPPNRGRLELVSCGQAWDAVKVPSRIAQSVLTRLGEATGAVIEDPPGHVWYWLVKPGTGNSWRMRDVECLGAAAYLVVPPADRTEGLGVRWRVALSPEQYLTEAKDLYEALTAEWGS